The region CCTACAATCCGAGCATCGAAGGCCGGGACGAACAGTACGAGAATGGTCGTCCACAGTTGCCCAAATTCTGGGATGAGAATGGCTTTTCCATCCGCCCCTTCATTTACGCAACCGAACGTGAACGTTCGATTGCAACGAATTTCCGCTGGGTTATCACCGAGAACAGGGATAAGCGGCTTTATGTGAAATTCTTTGTTCGTGACTGGGATTACAAACTTCTGTGGGTTGTGCCAACCAACGTGCATTTGTTCGGGGTAGAGGGCGGAAAGATACACCTGTTCGGCACCGATGGCAGTGGCAAGGACATATTCAGTCGTACCCTGCATGCAATCTGGACGTCGCTTGCAGTTGGCACTCTTGGTGTCATGATCGCTTTTGTTCTCGCGCTGGTGATAGGAGGGGTGGCCGGCTATTTCGGCGGCTGGATTGACTCCGTGTTGCAGATGGTGACGGACGCGGTGCGAACAGTGCCGCAGATCCCGCTATTCATGGCGATATCGGCGATCCTGCTGGCCTATTGGCCGCAGATATCATCCGAGATGCGTTTCTTTGTCATTTCGATCATTCTCGGGCTGGTCGGCTGGCCGACCCTTGCGCGGCGCATACGAACCCACCTGTTGACTGAACGTACACAGGAATATGTACTGGCGGCCGAATTGTGTGGTGCCCCGCCACGGCATATTATCCGCCGCCATTTGTTGCCCTCATTCACCAGTTACATCATTGTCGATCTGATGATCTCTTTTCCCTATATGGTCCGGACCGAAACCGCCTTGAGTTTCATCGGTCTCGGCCTCAAGGATCCGGTGAACTCTCTTGGGGCATTGCTGCAGAACGTGTCTAAGGCAGATGTGCTGTTGAATTACCAGTGGTATTTCATCCCCGTGATTTTCTTCGTTGCGCTTGTGCTGGCCTTCGTCTTTGTCGGAGATGGTCTTCGTGATGCCGCAGACCCTTATACGGATACGAAAAAATGACCTCGCTGATTGACGTTCAGAACCTGACTATCCAGTTCCGTACGGATGAAGGGCTGATCACGGCCGTGGAAGATGTGTCCTTTTCCCTGAAGAAAGGTGAGGTGATGGGTCTTGTCGGTGAGAGCGGCTCAGGCAAGTCGGTAACGGCAAAGGCGCTGATGCAGCTCAATGCCGGTAATGCCGTTTACTCCCCGCAGAGCCGCGTGATGCTGGAAGCCGAAAGTGGCCCGGTCGATGTCATGACCTTGCGCACCCCACGTGAGCTGAAAGTCGTGCGCGGCGGTTCGATCAGCATGATCTTTCAGGAACCGATGGCGAGTTTTGCCCCGGCGATCACCATCGGCAAGCAGATGGTTGAGCAGTTGCAACTGCATTCCGACATGAGCAAGGCACAAGCGAAGGCATTGTCGGTCGAGATGCTGGACCGCGTTGGCATATCTGATGCCTCACGCCGGTTTGACCAATACGCGTTTGAACTTTCAGGCGGTATGCGGCAGCGGGCGATGATCGCCATGGCCTTGTCAACCAAGCCGCGACTGCTCATCGCGGATGAGCCCACGACAGCACTGGACGTGACAATTCAGGCACAGGTGATTGACCTGATGAAGGACCTTGTCAACGAATTTCAGATGGGAATCATCTTCATCACCCACGATCTGGGTGTTGTTGCCCAGACCGCCGACAAAGTCTGCGTGATGTATCTTGGTCGTCTGGTCGAGGAAGGTTCGGTACGCGAAGTAATTCGTAATCCGAAGCACCCTTATACGCGCGGCCTTCTTGCGGCACTGCCGCGCCTTGATGATCTTGACGCGCCGCTTACCCCGGTGCCGGGTGATATTCCGTCGCC is a window of Alphaproteobacteria bacterium LSUCC0684 DNA encoding:
- a CDS encoding ABC transporter permease, translated to MLWRRKAKVTGVDQKAKEAYFTASQGQLIWARFKSNRTAMIAAWALTIMVLMGLFAPFLSPYNPSIEGRDEQYENGRPQLPKFWDENGFSIRPFIYATERERSIATNFRWVITENRDKRLYVKFFVRDWDYKLLWVVPTNVHLFGVEGGKIHLFGTDGSGKDIFSRTLHAIWTSLAVGTLGVMIAFVLALVIGGVAGYFGGWIDSVLQMVTDAVRTVPQIPLFMAISAILLAYWPQISSEMRFFVISIILGLVGWPTLARRIRTHLLTERTQEYVLAAELCGAPPRHIIRRHLLPSFTSYIIVDLMISFPYMVRTETALSFIGLGLKDPVNSLGALLQNVSKADVLLNYQWYFIPVIFFVALVLAFVFVGDGLRDAADPYTDTKK
- a CDS encoding ABC transporter ATP-binding protein, with protein sequence MTSLIDVQNLTIQFRTDEGLITAVEDVSFSLKKGEVMGLVGESGSGKSVTAKALMQLNAGNAVYSPQSRVMLEAESGPVDVMTLRTPRELKVVRGGSISMIFQEPMASFAPAITIGKQMVEQLQLHSDMSKAQAKALSVEMLDRVGISDASRRFDQYAFELSGGMRQRAMIAMALSTKPRLLIADEPTTALDVTIQAQVIDLMKDLVNEFQMGIIFITHDLGVVAQTADKVCVMYLGRLVEEGSVREVIRNPKHPYTRGLLAALPRLDDLDAPLTPVPGDIPSPLERPNGCVFNTRCAELVGPICSTQIPFEEWVDPVHRVACHLYQKEGR